The following proteins are encoded in a genomic region of Dasypus novemcinctus isolate mDasNov1 chromosome 3, mDasNov1.1.hap2, whole genome shotgun sequence:
- the LOC101443865 gene encoding olfactory receptor 11G2 — protein MKIFNTPNDSIPTTGFILLGFPCSREGQILLFVVFSIVYLLTLMGNGSIICAVHWDQRLHSPMYILLANFSFLEIWYVTSTVPNMLANFLSDTKVISFSGCFLQFYFFFSLGSTECFFLAVMAFDRCLAICRPLHYQTIMTGRLCTNLVASCWVLGFLWFLIPIMLISQMSFCGSRIIDHFLCDPGPLLALTCQRVPVIELVFSTLSPLPLIIPFLFIMGSYALVLGAVLRVPSAAGRRKAFSTCGSHLAVVSLFYGSVLVMYGSPTSEHEGGTQKIVTLFYSVVTPLLNPVIYSLRNKDMKRALQKFLIIFLQCYSERSLDN, from the coding sequence ATGAAAATCTTCAACACCCCCAATGACTCCATCCCTACCACTGGTTTCATCCTCCTGGGCTTCCCTTGCTCCAGGGAGGGACAGATCCTGCTCTTTGTGGTCTTCTCTATTGTCTACCTTCTCACCCTCATGGGAAATGGTTCCATCATCTGTGCTGTGCACTGGGATCAGAGACTCCACAGTCCCATGTACATCCTGCTGGCCAACTTCTCCTTCCTGGAGATCTGGTATGTCACCTCCACCGTCCCCAACATGTTGGCCAACTTCTTGTCTGACACCAAGGTCATCTCCTTCTCTGGGTGTTTTCTCcaattctactttttcttttccctgggtTCTACAGAATGCTTTTTCTTGGCAGTTATGGCATTTGATCGGTGTCTTGCCATCTGCCGGCCTCTGCACTATCAGACCATTATGACTGGGCGTCTCTGCACCAATCTTGTTGCCAGCTGCTGGGTACTTGGATTCCTCTGGTTCCTGATTCCTATCATGCTCATCTCCCAGATGTCTTTCTGTGGATCCAGAATCATTGACCACTTCCTCTGTGACCCAGGGCCTCTTCTAGCACTTACTTGCCAAAGAGTTCCTGTGATAGAACTTGTCTTCTCCACCTTAAGTCCTCTACCCCTCATTATTCCCTTTCTCTTCATCATGGGGTCATATGCTCTGGTCCTGGGAGCTGTTTTGAGGGTCCCTTCAGCAGCAGGGAGAAGAAAAGCCTTTTCCACCTGTGGGTCTCATCTGGCTGTGGTTTCACTGTTCTATGGCTCAGTACTGGTCATGTATGGGAGCCCAACATCAGAGCATGAAGGTGGAACACAGAAAATTGTGACCCTGTTTTATTCTGTTGTGACCCCACTCCTTAATCCTGTGATATACAGTCTTAGGAACAAAGATATGAAAAGAGCCCTGCAGAAATTTCTGATAATATTTTTACAGTGCTACTCAGAGAGGTCCTTGGACAATTAA